GCAGCGCCCGTTACAGCTCCGTCCCCCACCCTCCTCCACAAAAGCACCTGCTGTCGCCGCTGCTTTCGACGATTGTCGTACCGATGTTTTATTATCGTCGATCCCCTCGGGCGTCACTGATGACGAAACGGACGACGCGACCGTCGGTATCGGTTCCAGATGATCTCCAGTCGGCTCGAGCGAAACTCGTCTACCTGTATCTCGCGGTCGCGGGCACGGCCACGGCCGACGACGTCCGCGACGCACTCGCGCTCGAGAAGGGAACGGTGCTCTCGATCACAGGGGCGCTCCGTGAGCGAGGGTACGTCCGCCGGGAGGACGGCGGGTACAGGGTCGCCTGAGCGGTGTTCGAGAAAGACTACCCACGACGCGACGACCACCCGCCGACGCAGTGCAGGCGGCTGGCGGCTCAGTACAGACTGTCGAGGTCCGACTCCTCGTGGCTGTGTTCCTCGGCGGGGAACTCACCGGTCTCGACAGCGGCGACGTAGTCGTCGACGGCCTTTTGCATCTCGCCTCTGACGTCGCCGAACTGCTTCGAGAACGAGGGCGTCCACTCGCTCAGGCCGACGGCGTCGTGGAAGACGAGCACTTGACCGTCGCAGTGGGGGCCCGCACCGATCCCGATCGTCGGGATGTCTAGCG
This portion of the Natronobeatus ordinarius genome encodes:
- a CDS encoding helix-turn-helix domain-containing protein, which encodes MTKRTTRPSVSVPDDLQSARAKLVYLYLAVAGTATADDVRDALALEKGTVLSITGALRERGYVRREDGGYRVA